The DNA region CTGGCAACCCGGTTACCATGACCAAGCCGTACGGCGTGAAGACGATACACAAGCCATAGCCCGCTATATCGTCGCCAACCCGCTCAGGGCCAAACTGGTCACGCGTATCGGCGACTATCCATTCTGGGACGCCACCTGGCTATGAATGTACCCTTACATGATTGATACGGTCCCTTCGCGAATAAATTCGCTCCTACGTGACACCCGGCGTCATGAAGCAAACCTGTAGGAACGGATTTATCCGCGAAGGCATCGTCCTAACTTTGTAGGACGCAGTTAAGACACTGACCGCAAACTGAATCACTTTGTTGTTTTAATTGGCGGATTTACCCCCCTATCAACTAAGCATCGGCTACGGTCGGCTGAACTGATGCGCTAGCCGGAATTAAGCCAAGGAGAGACCATGCAACTTATCGGAATGCTCGATTCGCCTTATGTCCGCCGTGTAGCGGTGTCGCTACAACTGCTCGATGTGCCGTTTGAGCATTGCTCAATCTCGGTTTTCAGTACTTTCGAGCAATTCCGCCAGATCAATCCAGTCGTCAAGGCGCCTTCTCTCGTCTGCGACGACGACACAGTGTTGATGGATTCAACACTCATCCTTGAGTATGCAGAGAGCCTTGCCAGCCCACGAAGGTCTCTCATGCCCGCCACAATCGGCGAGCGCCAGCGTGCTCTGCGCATCATTGGTTTGGCTCTCGCCGCCTGCGAGAAGAGTGTTCAAATCATCTACGAACGCAATCTCCGCCCGGCCGAAAAGCAACACGAACCCTGGTTATCCCGCGTTACCGGTCAGTTGCTGGCAGCCTATGAGGCACTGGAGTTGGAGCTCTTGCGAGCGCCGCTTGCTGCAGAGAGCGACTCAATCAACCAAGCCGGCGTCACCACTGCGGTAGCCTGGCACTTCACGCAAGCAATGCTGCCCGAAGTCGTTATTGCGTCGGCGTTCCCCGCGCTACAGCAGTTCTCAGCTGCGGCCGAAGCTTTACCTGAATTCAGCGCAGCACCTCATGGGGCGGGCATTTA from Pseudomonas cavernicola includes:
- a CDS encoding glutathione S-transferase; protein product: MQLIGMLDSPYVRRVAVSLQLLDVPFEHCSISVFSTFEQFRQINPVVKAPSLVCDDDTVLMDSTLILEYAESLASPRRSLMPATIGERQRALRIIGLALAACEKSVQIIYERNLRPAEKQHEPWLSRVTGQLLAAYEALELELLRAPLAAESDSINQAGVTTAVAWHFTQAMLPEVVIASAFPALQQFSAAAEALPEFSAAPHGAGIYQPIG